Proteins co-encoded in one Planctomycetota bacterium genomic window:
- a CDS encoding dodecin family protein, translated as MAVSRVTEITASSPRSVEAAIEEGLRRASRTLRRITGLEVEAIKAKVVDGKIREYRVSLRVTFLPEA; from the coding sequence ATGGCCGTCTCCCGCGTCACCGAGATCACGGCCTCCTCGCCCCGCAGCGTGGAGGCCGCCATCGAGGAGGGCCTCCGGCGCGCCTCCCGGACCCTGCGCCGCATCACCGGGCTCGAGGTCGAAGCCATCAAGGCCAAGGTGGTCGACGGCAAGATCCGCGAGTACCGCGTTTCGCTCCGGGTCACCTTCCTTCCGGAGGCGTGA
- the hisS gene encoding histidine--tRNA ligase gives MTPFRAPEGTRDILPDEARRWRRLEEAARAAFDRFGYEEVRPPVFEYAALFQKSSGETTDIVEKEMFVFGDPEDPAGAYALRPELTPGAVRAVLQENLFARRGLWKLWYFGPAFRRERPQKGRYRQFTQLGVEVLGTSDPLADVETMILFAEILREAGVAAWELRINSIGCAECRPAYREVLRRAIAPDLSRYCENCRRRFERNVFRILDCKTPSCMERSSRLPAAIDYTCERCRAHQRAVEAALRDAAVPFRADPRIVRGLDYYTRTVYEFSSSALGAQNALAGGGRYDTLVRDMGGPDVGAVGFAAGAERVLLAMGSEAAARVPDFFGAAVQADQRPALFRLMTELRRAGFSGDMDYEGRSLKAQMREAHRSGARFALILGPEEAAQGRVKIKDMKDGSERTVGFEEARAVLKGGKGT, from the coding sequence ATGACCCCGTTCCGCGCTCCCGAGGGAACCCGCGACATCCTCCCCGACGAGGCCCGCCGCTGGCGGCGCCTCGAGGAGGCCGCGCGCGCCGCCTTCGACCGCTTCGGCTACGAGGAAGTGCGGCCTCCGGTCTTCGAGTACGCCGCGCTCTTCCAGAAGTCCAGCGGCGAAACCACCGACATCGTCGAGAAGGAGATGTTCGTCTTCGGCGACCCGGAGGATCCCGCGGGGGCGTACGCGCTGCGGCCGGAGCTCACCCCCGGCGCGGTGCGGGCCGTGCTTCAGGAGAATCTCTTCGCCCGCCGCGGACTCTGGAAGCTCTGGTACTTCGGCCCCGCCTTCCGGCGCGAGCGCCCCCAGAAAGGCCGCTACCGGCAGTTCACCCAGCTGGGCGTCGAAGTGCTCGGGACCTCCGATCCCCTGGCGGACGTGGAGACGATGATCCTTTTCGCCGAGATCCTCCGGGAGGCGGGCGTCGCCGCCTGGGAGCTGCGGATCAACTCCATCGGCTGCGCCGAGTGCCGTCCCGCGTATCGCGAGGTCCTCCGCCGGGCCATCGCCCCCGACCTTTCGCGGTACTGCGAGAATTGCCGGCGGCGCTTCGAGCGCAACGTCTTCCGGATCCTCGACTGCAAGACGCCCTCCTGCATGGAGCGGTCCTCGCGGCTGCCGGCCGCGATCGATTACACCTGCGAGCGGTGCCGCGCCCATCAGCGCGCCGTCGAGGCCGCCCTCCGCGACGCCGCGGTCCCCTTCCGCGCCGATCCGCGCATCGTTCGCGGGCTCGACTACTACACCCGGACCGTTTACGAGTTCAGCTCCTCGGCGCTCGGGGCGCAGAACGCGCTGGCCGGCGGCGGGCGCTACGACACGCTCGTGCGCGACATGGGGGGACCCGACGTGGGGGCCGTGGGGTTCGCCGCCGGCGCGGAGCGCGTGCTCCTGGCCATGGGTTCGGAGGCGGCGGCGCGGGTTCCCGACTTCTTCGGCGCGGCCGTCCAGGCGGACCAGCGGCCGGCTCTCTTCCGGCTCATGACGGAACTCCGGCGCGCGGGCTTTTCGGGCGATATGGATTACGAGGGGCGCAGCCTCAAGGCCCAGATGCGGGAGGCTCATCGTTCCGGGGCGCGCTTCGCCCTGATTCTCGGGCCCGAGGAGGCCGCCCAGGGCCGCGTGAAGATCAAGGACATGAAGGACGGCTCGGAGCGGACCGTGGGGTTCGAAGAGGCGCGGGCCGTCCTGAAAGGAGGGAAGGGGACATGA
- a CDS encoding metallophosphoesterase family protein, with translation MSKNKVALISDLHSNIEALEAVLKDINAQKIETIYCLGDLIGYGPNPREMIKHAFNWAWSLRGNHEDALLFLALDFNPEAAQAIDWTRNQLNDAAAAREENHRMWNYLGDLPDIKEEDGVTYLHASPRNRTKEYVRPHDVQDREKMEEIFSMIRHVCFCGHTHEPGVFTEDMKFYPPRSFANKVKLADNRRYYVNIGSVGQPRDRDTRACYVVWDPETQVVEFRRVEYDYRKTMDKIFAIKHIPRRFGERLEVGR, from the coding sequence ATGAGCAAAAACAAGGTCGCGCTGATCTCTGATCTGCATTCCAACATCGAGGCGCTCGAAGCCGTCCTCAAGGACATCAACGCCCAGAAGATCGAGACGATCTACTGCCTCGGGGACCTCATCGGCTACGGCCCGAACCCGCGGGAGATGATCAAGCACGCCTTCAACTGGGCGTGGTCCCTGCGCGGAAACCATGAGGACGCGCTGCTTTTTCTGGCCCTGGACTTCAACCCCGAGGCCGCGCAGGCCATCGACTGGACGCGCAATCAGCTCAACGACGCCGCCGCGGCGCGGGAAGAGAACCACCGGATGTGGAACTACCTGGGAGACCTCCCCGACATCAAGGAAGAGGACGGGGTCACCTACCTTCACGCCTCGCCGCGCAACCGCACCAAGGAATACGTGCGCCCGCACGACGTGCAGGACCGGGAGAAGATGGAAGAGATCTTCTCGATGATCCGGCATGTCTGCTTCTGCGGCCACACCCACGAACCCGGCGTCTTCACGGAGGACATGAAGTTTTACCCGCCGCGCTCGTTCGCCAACAAGGTGAAACTCGCCGACAACCGCCGCTACTACGTCAACATCGGCTCCGTGGGCCAGCCCCGGGACCGCGACACGCGGGCCTGCTACGTCGTCTGGGATCCCGAGACTCAGGTGGTCGAATTCCGGCGCGTGGAGTACGACTACCGCAAGACGATGGACAAGATTTTCGCCATCAAGCACATCCCGCGGCGGTTCGGGGAGCGCCTGGAAGTCGGCCGGTAG
- a CDS encoding prepilin-type N-terminal cleavage/methylation domain-containing protein, whose amino-acid sequence MGLKRSGFTLVELLIVIVIIGIIAGLVLPAIFKAMCAARAGSAETLISQLSQAIKAYEFDNAVYPPGRGTGSKELAYHLQKKGAKGSGYFELKGHLNEAGDIINPVWPDGEPPSNVLHYRNNVMTPAQAAPPTPQGPGAKKAPAKPSPQPAAKPTAPGAPPAPPPGQPPIYHKNSFDLWCAGCDFSPDKPATVWSINNWE is encoded by the coding sequence ATGGGCTTGAAGCGCTCCGGGTTCACGCTGGTTGAGCTTCTCATCGTCATCGTCATCATCGGGATCATCGCGGGGCTCGTCCTGCCGGCGATCTTCAAGGCCATGTGCGCGGCCCGCGCGGGGAGCGCGGAAACTCTGATCAGCCAGCTCAGCCAGGCGATCAAGGCCTACGAGTTCGATAACGCCGTCTATCCTCCCGGCCGCGGCACGGGGAGCAAGGAGCTGGCCTACCATCTTCAGAAGAAGGGCGCCAAAGGCTCGGGCTATTTCGAGCTCAAGGGGCACCTCAACGAGGCGGGAGACATCATCAACCCCGTCTGGCCGGACGGAGAGCCGCCGAGCAATGTGCTGCACTACCGGAACAACGTGATGACTCCCGCGCAGGCGGCTCCTCCGACGCCCCAAGGGCCGGGAGCCAAGAAGGCCCCCGCCAAGCCCTCGCCTCAGCCGGCCGCGAAGCCCACCGCTCCGGGCGCACCTCCCGCGCCGCCGCCGGGGCAGCCCCCCATCTACCACAAGAATTCGTTCGACCTCTGGTGCGCCGGCTGCGACTTCTCGCCCGACAAGCCGGCCACGGTCTGGAGCATCAATAACTGGGAATAG
- a CDS encoding type II secretion system protein GspG: MARSSRGFTLVEMLVVIAIIVILVAFLAVWIVGTAERGMYVKAHAIVKMLDQGCRTYKKDFGVYPPNDKGDSRCLHFYLGRERWIETHKPDQGPAIRVKRPPILEFPADMLAQETGVPDPNKPSPVVDPWRNPIRYLNPGRYNKTFVDLWSAGKNGTDELNPESPDFDDVTNWSKDF, from the coding sequence ATGGCCCGGTCGTCGCGGGGATTCACCCTCGTCGAGATGCTCGTGGTGATTGCGATCATCGTTATCCTGGTCGCCTTTCTCGCCGTGTGGATCGTGGGCACCGCCGAGCGGGGCATGTACGTCAAGGCCCATGCGATCGTCAAGATGCTCGACCAGGGGTGCCGGACCTATAAGAAGGACTTCGGCGTCTATCCGCCCAACGACAAGGGGGATTCGCGGTGCCTGCACTTCTACCTGGGGCGGGAGCGGTGGATCGAAACCCACAAACCCGACCAGGGGCCGGCCATTCGCGTCAAGCGTCCCCCCATCCTGGAATTCCCCGCGGACATGCTGGCCCAGGAGACGGGCGTGCCCGATCCGAACAAGCCGTCCCCCGTTGTCGACCCGTGGAGGAACCCGATCCGGTACCTCAATCCCGGGCGGTACAATAAAACGTTCGTGGACCTCTGGTCCGCGGGAAAAAACGGCACGGACGAGCTTAATCCCGAATCCCCGGATTTCGACGACGTGACCAACTGGTCGAAGGACTTCTGA
- a CDS encoding prepilin-type N-terminal cleavage/methylation domain-containing protein: MRNAMRRRGGFTLFEMLVVIIIITILAGSSVMLMNVFFRGQGIRQGAAIVSQVVAQAKQQAARTHGVVFLVFSPPGEDAWLEIHTDANDDGIYQGDQKLGTQDPDPVDGPRVDLPKAVVFEYAPVWIGFAPSGYMTFSAGFAEIQASMFDAVMAGSNPRAVGDVVLRQQNRRMYMCLDLDRASGRVRRSHFLNQEE, from the coding sequence ATGAGAAACGCCATGCGGCGGCGCGGGGGCTTCACGCTGTTCGAGATGCTCGTCGTCATCATCATCATCACGATCCTGGCGGGATCGTCGGTGATGCTGATGAACGTCTTTTTCCGCGGCCAGGGCATCCGTCAGGGGGCGGCGATCGTCAGCCAGGTCGTCGCCCAGGCCAAGCAGCAGGCCGCCCGGACCCATGGGGTGGTCTTTCTCGTCTTCTCGCCGCCCGGCGAGGACGCGTGGCTGGAGATCCATACGGACGCCAACGACGACGGCATCTACCAGGGAGATCAGAAACTGGGCACGCAAGATCCGGATCCGGTGGACGGCCCCCGCGTGGACCTGCCGAAAGCCGTCGTCTTCGAATACGCGCCCGTGTGGATCGGATTCGCTCCTTCCGGCTACATGACCTTCAGCGCCGGGTTTGCGGAGATCCAGGCGTCCATGTTCGACGCCGTCATGGCCGGATCCAATCCGCGTGCGGTCGGGGACGTCGTGCTTCGCCAGCAGAATCGGCGGATGTACATGTGCCTGGACCTGGACCGGGCCAGCGGAAGGGTCCGGCGCTCCCACTTCCTCAACCAGGAGGAATAG